The genomic window ATCTGGATGGGCCGCTCTGGATCGTGGAGCAGCCGCTTGAGCCGCTCGATGTCCCGGAAGATGAGGGTGGCCCGCTTGTAGGTGGCGAAGCGACGGGCAAAGCCGATGGTCAGAGCATTGGGATTCAGGACCTGGCCGGCCAGGTCCATTCGGCGGGTCCCCTCGCCATGTCGCACCATCTGCTGCTGGAGCCGGTCCCGCACCAGCTGGATCAGCTGCTCCTTGCGCTGCTGGTGGACGGCCCAGAGCTCCTGATCCGGGATCTGGTCCACCGCCTCCCAGAGGGCCGGATCCTGAACCTGTTCCTGCCAGCCTTCCCCCAGGTAGCGCAGGTAAAGGTCCTTCAGCTCCTGGACCAGCCAGGTCTTGGTGTGGACGCCGTTGGTGATGTGACCGATGGGTACCTGCTCGGTGGGGGTGCCGGGCCAGAGGAAACGCCACATGCGCCGGCTGACGTGGCCGTGGAGGCGGCTGACGCCATTGTGGAAGCCGCTCAGTCGCAGGGCCAGCACGGTCATGCTGTACTGGGGTCCCCAGGGGAGCTCCTGGCGGGCGAAGTCCATGAACCGGTTCCGGTCAATGCCCAGTTGCCCCCAATAGTGGCTGAAGAACTTCTCCACCAGGTCGAAGGCAAAGGCGTCGTTGCCCGCGGGCACCGGCGTATGGGTGGTGAAGAGGGTATCGGCCCGGACGGCCTCTACCGCTTCGTCGAAGCTCAGCTTCTGCCCCTGGACCATCTCCCGCACCCGTTCCAGGCCCAGGAAGGCGCTGTGGCCCTCGTTCATGTGCCACACCGCGGGCGCATAGCCCAGGGCCCGCACCGCGCGCACGCCACCGATGCCCAGCACCACTTCCTGGCTGATGCGCATCTCCCGGTCGCCGCCGTAGAGCCGGGCGCTCAGCTCCCGGTCCTGGGGTGCGTTGTTCTCCACGTCGGTATCCATCAGGAAGATGGGGATCCGCCCCACCTGGATGCGCCAGACCTTGGCGAAGACACGGCGGCCTGGCAACTCCACCTGGACCAGGACCTCGTTCCCCTGGGGATCCCGGGCCGGCACCGCGGGCACTTCGGCGAAGTCGATCTTTTCGTACTCTGCCTGCTGGCGACCCTCGGCGTCGATGCGCTGGGTGAAGTAGCCCTGGGGATAGAGAAAGCCGACGCCGATGAAGGGGAGGCCCAGGTCGCTGGCTGCCTTGCAATGGTCACCGCTGAGGATGCCCAGCCCACCACTGTAGATGGGCAGGGCTTCATGCAGGCCGAACTCGGCGCTGAAGTAGGCGATGACCTGATCCTGTCTGTCGGGAAATTCCCGGCGGAACCAGGTGTCGGCGTGGGGATCCATGTAGGCGTCAAAGGCGGAAAGCACCCGCTCGTAGGCCTGGAGGTACTCCGGATCGGCGGCCGCCGCATCCAGCCGATCCTGCCGAACGGAGCGGAGCATCTTCACCGGGTTGTGGTTGACGGCCTCCCACAGGGCGGGATCCAGCCGGGCGTACAGATCTTGGGCCGAAGTCTCCCAGCTCCACCAGAGGTTGTAGGCCAGCTCTTCCAGCCGGGCAATGGCCGGCGGCAGCTTGGGGAGAACGGTGATTTTGCCAATCGTATTCATAGGGTGGTATTGACTCCTTGATAAAAAACAATAAAAGCACCCGGTCCGACAGCACGGTCGGCACCATGCATGGGTGAGATTATAGCGAATGTTGGAAGAGTGGTAAACCGAATCGATTGTCGCCGAGATGGACTATTCGGCCATATCTTCCTCGATCAGGTGAAAAGCCGCTTCATCCACCAGCCAGGTCACCTGACCGGCAACCGGGTGGATGGCCTGGGCAGGCAGGGCATCCGGCCTGTGGGGACCCACCAGCACATCGTGAAGGGCCTGGGCCTTGTCGGCACCGCTCACCAAGACCAGGATGCGGCGGGCAGCGTTGATGAGCGGGAAGGTGAAGGTCAAACGTGTGGTCTGCAGGGCGGGGACCGGGTTGGCCACCACCAGTCGTTCCTGTTCTGCCAGGGCCGGTGTGTGGGGAAAGAGGCTGGCGGTGTGGCCGTCGGCGCCCATCCCCAAGAGGATGAGATCGAAGCGGGGGCGATCGCCGGTGACCTGGTCGTAGGCAGCGGGCACCAACTCCCGCACAATCGCCTCGTAGTTGGCTGCCGCTACCTCGGGCTCCAGCTCACCGGCCATGCGCATGACCAGTTGAGGCTTCACCCCAGGTTGGCTCAGGAGCACCTGGTGGACCATCCCGTAGTTGCTGTCCGGGTGATCGGGCGGCACGCAGCGCTCGTCGCTCCAGAAGATGCGCCAGCGCTTCCAGTCGATGTCCGGATCCCGGGCCAGGGCCGCGTAGAGGGGCCTGGGGGTCGAGCCGCCGGCCAGGGCGATGGTGAAGACGCCCCGCAGGCCAATGGCCAGGTTGGCGGCGGCGGTCACCAGTTCGCAAGCCACATATGTCAGGGCATCCCGGTCGGCCACGACCTCTACGGTGCGTTGGGGTGGGCGGGGTTGGGATTGATCCACGGGCAGAGCCTGTTCCTTTCTGAACTGGCCGGAGCGTTAGCGCCGGGGGTTGACCGTGTGGGGATTACGCCAGTAGCGGCCATCCCGGGCCAGCAGCTCATCGGCCTCTTTAGGGCCCCACGTGCCGGCGGCGTAGCGGGGCAGGCGCAGGCGTTTGCCGGCCTGGGCCGCCTTTTCTTCCTGCATCTTCCAGCCATTGAGGATGCGGGTAATCCGCTCCCACGCCACCTCGATCTCGTCCCGGCGAATGAAGAGGGTGGTGTCCCCCAGGATGGCATCCAGCAGCAGCCGCTCATAGGCGTCGCCGGGGTCTTTGCCGAAGCTCTCGCTGTACGAGAAGTCCATGGCCACCCGCTCCACGTTAACCGCCGGTCCGGGCCGCTTGGCGTCGAAGGTCAGGCGGATGCCCTCGTCCGGCTGGATGCGCAGGGTGAGGACATTGCTGGGCGGTACCTGGGTGTTGGGGTTGGCGATGAGGTTGGCAAAGAGCATCAGGGGCGGCTTGCGGAAGACGATGTTGATCTCGGTCACTTTGCCGGCCAGGGCCTTGCCTGTGCGCAGGTAGAAGGGCACGCCGTTCCACCGCCAGTTGTCGATCTCCGTCTTCCAGGCCACATAGGTCTCCGTGGTGGAGTGAGGATCGACCCCTTTCTCCTCCAGGTAGGCGGGAATCTCCTGGCCCTCGCTCACGCCGGGGCCGTACTGGGCCCGCACCACCCACTGGTCCACCTCTTCGGGATCCAGGGGACGGATGGAGCGAAGGGCGTTCACCTTTTGATCCCGCACATCCTCGGCGTCAAAGGCCACCGGCGGCTCCATGGCCGTCAGGGCCAGGAGCTGCATCATGTGGTTCTGGAGCATATCCCGGATGGCGCCGGCCTTGTCGTAGTAGCCACCCCGGTCACCGATGCCCAGGGTCTCGGCCACGGTGATCTGGACATGATCCACATAGTTGCGGTTCCAGATGGGCTCGAAAATGCCGTTGCCGAAGCGGAAGACCAGGATGTTCTGGACCGTCTCCTTGCCCAGGTAGTGGTCGATACGGTAGATCTGATCCTCGTCGAACAGGTTCAACAGGTGCTGGTTCAGGTCCTTGGCGCTTTCCAGATCGTGGCCGAAGGGCTTCTCGATGACGATGCGCCGGAGATGATCGGCGGAGGTGCGGCAGCAGAGGCCCGTCTCGGCGATGAGGCTGGTGATGGGCTTGAAGACGCTGGGCGGCGTGGCCAGGTAGAAGAGGTAGTTGCCGCCGGTGTTGCGCTCCGCGTCCAGCTCCTCCAGCCGTTTGGCCAGGGCCTGGAAGCTTTCCAGGTCGTCGTAGTTCCCGCTCATGTAGAAGAGGTTCTGGGAGAACCAGCGCCAGAGGTGCTCGTCAAAGCCAGCGGTGCTGTATTGGGTCACACCCTCCCGGGCCAACTCCCGGAACTCGTCGTCGGTGTAGGGCGTGCGGGCAAAACCCAACAGGGTGAAGTTGGCGGGCAACAGATTCTGGTAGGCCAGCTGGTAGAGGGCCGGGATCAGCTTGCGTTTGGACAGGTCGCCAGAGGCGCCGAAGACCACGATGACGACGGGCTGTTCGATGCGTTTCATGGTCTCGCCTACTTCCCTTCCAGCGCATTCACCTTGTTCAGGCGGCGGATAAAGCGCTCCTCCTGCTGGAAGGAGGCGCCCATGAACGCGCGGACCAGTTCTCGGGCCAGTTCGTCGCCCACGATGCGAGCCCCCAGGCAGAGGACGTTCATGCCATCGTGTTCAACCCCCTGGTGGGCGCTGTAGGTGTCATGGGCCACGCTGGCCCGGATGCCGTGCATCTTGTTGGCGGCGATGCACATGCCCACCCCAGAGCCACAAATGAGGATGCCCCGCTCCGCCTGTCCTCCCTGGATGGCCTGGCCCACCGGCGTGGCGAAATCTGGGAAATCCACCGACGACGAGGCATTGGTGCCGAAATCCAACACCTCATGCCCCAGTTTCTCCAACTCGTCGATCACCGCGGCCTTTAGCGACAGGCCCGCGTGATCGTTCCCCACGGCCACACGCATAAGAGTGACTCCTTCTGTGTCATCTATGAGTCCACTGCAGAAACGACATGGGACGGAGCTGCATCTGGGAACGCTCACTCCCCACACCGGCTACCACCACGCGGGGTCGGCATCCTCAGATGCCGACCCAGACGAAACGGAGCCGCATCTGAGGACGCTCACCCCGCCCATGGATAGCTATCGTGAAATGCTCAAGGTACAAACCACCCGTACCAGGGTAACCAAGAATAGGCCATTTGTAGGTAATCAGGCATACGGGTCCGCGCTGGCCTGGGAGCAGAGGACCTCACCCCCGGGGTGAATCCTGGGCTTCAGACCATTGCTCCGCATCCGCCCGGCCAGACCGGAACCCGTAGAGCTGGAGGGTCTGGGGCCAGAAGAGCCACAGGAGTCCCAACAGGGGCTGGAAGAGGGGGAAATAGCCGTAGTCCTCGCCAAAGTGGCGCCAGACGGTCCGCCCCACCGTGGCCGGATCGATGAAGCTCCAGGTGCCCACCAGCAGGGTCATGAGGGTCTCAAAGCCCAGCACCGCCACCGAAAGCCACCAGGACCAGCGGCGGCGGTAGGCAAAGCCGATGGTGGCGGTCAGGTAGCAGAGGGCGGCCACACCGCTCATGATGGCCGGGAAGTGATAGACGATGTCCGTGCGCACGAAAAGCTGGTAGAGGGCTCGGGCCCCCGTGGAGAGGGCCAGCACCGGATAGGAGACGGCCAGAATGTAGCCGGCCGGGCTCACCAGCGCGGCCCACAGGCCTTCGTCCTGCCGGGATGTGCTCTGTTGACTCATGGCTTATCCTTCACCCGATTCCCGCTTCAACTGAAATTCCTGGATGAGCTGTTCCACCCACTGCTCCACCCGGCCGGGCGTCAGCTCCGGCTGATTCAGCTCATCCAACACCAGCCCCATGAACCGGCCCTCCCGCACGGCCCAGGACTGGCGGAAGTGGTATCCTTCGGTGGGCCACGCACCGACCAGGGTGGCGCCCCGCTCCTCCACCTTCTCGGCCAGGAAGCACATGGCATCCACGAAGGTGTCCGGGTAGCCCACCTGGTCGCCCAACCCGAAGATGGCCACCTGCTTGCCGGTCAGGTCCAGTTCGTCGAGTTCCTCGAAGCTTGCTTCCCAGTCCCGCTGCAGCTGCCCCACATTCCAGGTAGGGATGCCCAGGATCAGGTGGTCGTACTCGAGCATCTCCGCCAGGTAGTACTCGGCCACATCCACCAGCTCCACCAGGTCGTAGCCCTTACGGGCAAAACAAGCCTGGATCTCCCGGGCCACGGCTTCGGTATTGCCATCGGTGCTGCCGTAGAAGAGGCCGATGACCGGCTCGCCGGGCTCATCCTGCCCCTCCTGCTGTGTTTCCTTCGGCTCAATCGGCTCCATGGGAGATGACCGCGTCGGTCAAAAAGCGGCCGATCTGATCCTGCAGCTCCCCGTAGCCCTGGGTGACGGTGAACTGAGGATACTCGGCGCTCACATTGGCCGGCGGCCGGAAGAGGATCCCCCGGTCCGCCTCGGCCAACATGGCCACATCGTTGTAGGAATCGCCCACAGCCAGGGTCCGAAAACCCAGCTCCCGGAAGGTGCGCAGGGCACGGCGTTTGCCATGGGGCAGGCGCAGACGATACCCCTCAATGAGCCCATCTGGCCCCACGGTCAGGCTGTGGGCGAAGATGGTGGGGTAGACCAGCTTGGGCAGGAAGGGGGTGAGCAGCTCATAGAAGCTGTCGGTGATGATGATGACCGGCAGCCGGGCCCGGGCCCAGTTCAGGAAGTCCACTGCCCCTGGCAGCGGCTCCATGGTATCCACCACCGCCTGGATATCCGCCAGGGTCAGGCGGTGCTCCCGCAGAATGCCCAGGCGCATCTGCATCAGCTCGTCGTAATCTGCCACATCCCGGGTGGTCAGGCGAAGCTGCTCGATCCCGGTCTTTTCGGCAAACGCAATCCAGATCTCGGGCAACAAGATGCCCTCAAGGTCCGTCGCCAACAATGGCGGCCGCTGTTCCTTCTCTGTCGGTGTAATTTGTGCCATTGGTGTAATCTATGGATGAATAATGATGGTCAGTCTATAACGATTGTTGGCCAGGGGCGGCGTGGGCATCCTCCGGTACGGCTATGTCCCGCTGGCCATAGATTCAGTCTACCAAACGAGAAACTGATAAACCAAAAGATGTCCCCGGCCGTGGCCCAAACAGAACCCAGCCACGCCGTCACGTTGTTACGACTGTCACGACCGTCACGACAAACGGGCGCCCACATTTGACGCCCTGGGATCCATTGAGTAAACTGGCAAAGACTGAGATTTCATGAGGTTTCAATAGAATTTAACGCCTTTTATCACGCCAGTTTACCGAGGTTGATCATGCCCCACGCACACGGAATGCCAACTGCCCAACTCCTCTGCGTTGGATTGAGCCATCGAACGGCTCCAGTTGAGCTACGTGAGCGATTGAGCTGTCTGGCCCATGAGCCGGAAGCCCTCCTGGCAGAACGCCCCCCTGCCCTCCAGGAGTTGCTCGTCCTCTCCACCTGCAACCGCCTGGAACTCTACGCCAGCCACCCAGGCGGAACGGACACGGATCCGCGCGAAATGCTGGCTGCCCTGCGTCGGCTGATGGCCCGGCGAACCGGGGTGCCCGAGGCCGAGTTCGCCGACCACCTCTACTGCCACACGGGCCTCCAGGTGGCGGAACACCTCTTTCGGGTAGCTGCTGGCCTGGACTCCCTGGTCCTGGGCGAGTCTCAAATCCTGGGCCAGATCACCCAGACCTACAACGCCGCTGCCCAGACGCCCCTGGTGGGGCCGGTCCTCCACACCCTCTTTCGCGCCGCCATTCGCACCGGGAAACGGGCCCGGACCGAGACGGCCATCGGCACCAACCCGGCCAGCATCAGCTCCGTGGCCATTGCCCTGGCCGAAAAGCGCCTGGGCGACCTCCGCAGCCGCCACGTGGCGGTGGTCGGCCTGGGCGAGATGGGACGGCTGGCCACCAAGGGGCTGGCCGCCCGCCAGCTCTCCCGGGTCACCCTCCTCAACCGGACGGTCGCCCGGGCGCAACAGGCCGCAGCCCAACAGCCAGGCTGGGAGGCCGGTTCCCTGGCAGACCTCCCCCAGATGCTGGCTTCCGCCGACGTGGTGGTGAGCGCCACCGCCACCCC from Litorilinea aerophila includes these protein-coding regions:
- the glgP gene encoding alpha-glucan family phosphorylase, encoding MNTIGKITVLPKLPPAIARLEELAYNLWWSWETSAQDLYARLDPALWEAVNHNPVKMLRSVRQDRLDAAAADPEYLQAYERVLSAFDAYMDPHADTWFRREFPDRQDQVIAYFSAEFGLHEALPIYSGGLGILSGDHCKAASDLGLPFIGVGFLYPQGYFTQRIDAEGRQQAEYEKIDFAEVPAVPARDPQGNEVLVQVELPGRRVFAKVWRIQVGRIPIFLMDTDVENNAPQDRELSARLYGGDREMRISQEVVLGIGGVRAVRALGYAPAVWHMNEGHSAFLGLERVREMVQGQKLSFDEAVEAVRADTLFTTHTPVPAGNDAFAFDLVEKFFSHYWGQLGIDRNRFMDFARQELPWGPQYSMTVLALRLSGFHNGVSRLHGHVSRRMWRFLWPGTPTEQVPIGHITNGVHTKTWLVQELKDLYLRYLGEGWQEQVQDPALWEAVDQIPDQELWAVHQQRKEQLIQLVRDRLQQQMVRHGEGTRRMDLAGQVLNPNALTIGFARRFATYKRATLIFRDIERLKRLLHDPERPIQIIFSGKAHPADEPGKALIQQIYQLSQQPEFQGKIIFLENYDINIARHLISGVDLWLNNPRRPHEASGTSGQKAALSGVPNFSVLDGWWVEGYDGTNGWAIGEEREYKDQETQDEADALSLYSTLENEIIPLFYDRGADGVPHGWVQKMKNAIRTCAPRFSMRRMVIDYVTQYYLPAAEKHVAFTADGCALARELAAWKARMRQIWPSLQLQAWLEGNSELRIGDGVTVEARLRPRDMAGTDVVVEAVYGEPNEEGDWRAPQVLPLEPVGSEGDALCFRGRLVPDSSGQFVLGVRARPHHPQLVHPYEMGLNLWAG
- the pgl gene encoding 6-phosphogluconolactonase, yielding MDQSQPRPPQRTVEVVADRDALTYVACELVTAAANLAIGLRGVFTIALAGGSTPRPLYAALARDPDIDWKRWRIFWSDERCVPPDHPDSNYGMVHQVLLSQPGVKPQLVMRMAGELEPEVAAANYEAIVRELVPAAYDQVTGDRPRFDLILLGMGADGHTASLFPHTPALAEQERLVVANPVPALQTTRLTFTFPLINAARRILVLVSGADKAQALHDVLVGPHRPDALPAQAIHPVAGQVTWLVDEAAFHLIEEDMAE
- the rpiB gene encoding ribose 5-phosphate isomerase B; the protein is MRVAVGNDHAGLSLKAAVIDELEKLGHEVLDFGTNASSSVDFPDFATPVGQAIQGGQAERGILICGSGVGMCIAANKMHGIRASVAHDTYSAHQGVEHDGMNVLCLGARIVGDELARELVRAFMGASFQQEERFIRRLNKVNALEGK
- the hemA gene encoding glutamyl-tRNA reductase, whose product is MPTAQLLCVGLSHRTAPVELRERLSCLAHEPEALLAERPPALQELLVLSTCNRLELYASHPGGTDTDPREMLAALRRLMARRTGVPEAEFADHLYCHTGLQVAEHLFRVAAGLDSLVLGESQILGQITQTYNAAAQTPLVGPVLHTLFRAAIRTGKRARTETAIGTNPASISSVAIALAEKRLGDLRSRHVAVVGLGEMGRLATKGLAARQLSRVTLLNRTVARAQQAAAQQPGWEAGSLADLPQMLASADVVVSATATPAPIITAEMVHQAMAQRPERPLLLLDLAVPRDVEPTVALLPQVFLYDVDDLMGSLDAALSARRQEVPRVEAIIGQEMAALELAMRELAMRPVVVDLRQKAEAIRQAELARALRHLGDVDPAVVEQLHHFSRALVNKLLHEPTVRLKEQAQNGQAEVYASTVRDLFGLTEPGTGEAESAQPGAAR
- the thrH gene encoding bifunctional phosphoserine phosphatase/homoserine phosphotransferase ThrH, which translates into the protein MATDLEGILLPEIWIAFAEKTGIEQLRLTTRDVADYDELMQMRLGILREHRLTLADIQAVVDTMEPLPGAVDFLNWARARLPVIIITDSFYELLTPFLPKLVYPTIFAHSLTVGPDGLIEGYRLRLPHGKRRALRTFRELGFRTLAVGDSYNDVAMLAEADRGILFRPPANVSAEYPQFTVTQGYGELQDQIGRFLTDAVISHGAD
- a CDS encoding flavodoxin, whose amino-acid sequence is MEPIEPKETQQEGQDEPGEPVIGLFYGSTDGNTEAVAREIQACFARKGYDLVELVDVAEYYLAEMLEYDHLILGIPTWNVGQLQRDWEASFEELDELDLTGKQVAIFGLGDQVGYPDTFVDAMCFLAEKVEERGATLVGAWPTEGYHFRQSWAVREGRFMGLVLDELNQPELTPGRVEQWVEQLIQEFQLKRESGEG
- the zwf gene encoding glucose-6-phosphate dehydrogenase — protein: MKRIEQPVVIVVFGASGDLSKRKLIPALYQLAYQNLLPANFTLLGFARTPYTDDEFRELAREGVTQYSTAGFDEHLWRWFSQNLFYMSGNYDDLESFQALAKRLEELDAERNTGGNYLFYLATPPSVFKPITSLIAETGLCCRTSADHLRRIVIEKPFGHDLESAKDLNQHLLNLFDEDQIYRIDHYLGKETVQNILVFRFGNGIFEPIWNRNYVDHVQITVAETLGIGDRGGYYDKAGAIRDMLQNHMMQLLALTAMEPPVAFDAEDVRDQKVNALRSIRPLDPEEVDQWVVRAQYGPGVSEGQEIPAYLEEKGVDPHSTTETYVAWKTEIDNWRWNGVPFYLRTGKALAGKVTEINIVFRKPPLMLFANLIANPNTQVPPSNVLTLRIQPDEGIRLTFDAKRPGPAVNVERVAMDFSYSESFGKDPGDAYERLLLDAILGDTTLFIRRDEIEVAWERITRILNGWKMQEEKAAQAGKRLRLPRYAAGTWGPKEADELLARDGRYWRNPHTVNPRR